Genomic segment of Cystobacter ferrugineus:
ACCGGCAGTCCTACGACGGCGCGGACGGGCAGCTTCGAGCCACCGTCCACTACGGCACGAACTACACCAACGCCTTCTGGGATGGGAGCCAGCTGGTGTGCGGCGACGGCGATGGCGTCACGACCGGCTCGCTCTGCATGGACATGGACATCATCACGCACGAGTTCACCCACGGGCTGATCAGCACCACGTCCAACCTCACCTCCTCGGGCGAGCCCGGCGGCCTCAACGAGAGCCTGTCCAATATCCTCGCCGCCGTCTGCGAGAGCTGGACGACGGGTACCTGGTCCACGGGCGCGGACATCTGGAAGATCGGCGAGGACACGTCCCTCGGCGGCACGGTCTACAGCATGGCCGACCCGGCCGCGCATGGAGCGCTCGACTACTACACGCCCCTGCCTTCCGACGTCCACGACCTCGCGGGCATCAGCGATCTGGCCTTCACGCTGCTGTCCAAGGGCGGCAAACACCCGCGCGGCAAGAGCACCCTCACCGTCACGGGCATTGGCGTCGAGAAGGCCGGGCACCTCTTCTACAAGGCCAACACGGACTACTTCACCGCCAGCACCACGCTCGCCCAGGCGAAGACCTACACCGAGCTGGCCGCGGACGCCCTCTACGGTACGGGCTCGGGGATGAGGACCTCCGTCACCCAGGCGTGGCAGGCGGTGGGCGTCGGGGTGGTCCCCGCGCCGTGCCCTCCGCTGGCCAACGGCACTGCACTCACCGGCCTCTCAGGCGCCTCGGGCAGCGTGAGCTGCACCTATTCGATCTCCGTGCCAGTTGGCGCCACCCACCTGAAGGTGGAGGCCTCCGGAGGCACGGGTGACGTGGACCTGTACGTCAAGTTCGGCTCGGCGCCGACCACGTCGTCGTTCGACTGCCGGCCCTATCTGGGCGGCAACACCGAGTCCTGCACCTTCCCCACGCCGAGTGCCGGCATCTACTACATCATCCTGCGGAGCTTCTCCGCCTACTCGGGCGTCTCCCTCAAGGCCTCGTTCACACCGCCCGTGGGCGCGTATGTCTTCCCGAACCTCTCGGGTACCTCAATCTCCGAGCAGTTCTTCACGTACAACGCGGCGGCCGGGCAGGCGGTGACCGTCACCGTGTCACCGGGCGCGGGAGGGAGTACGGGTGACGTCGACCTCTACGTGAAGTTCGGCTCGGCCCCCACCTCCACCGCGTACGACTGCCGCCCCTATCTCTCGGGCAACAGCGAGCGGTGTACTCTCAGCCAGAGCCAGGCGGGCACGTACTACGTCATGCTCAAGGGGTACTCGGCCTACACGGGCGTCGATCTGACGATCTCCGTGCCCTGAGAAAGTCTGGCGGGCACCTTGCCGACGCACGACGCCCTCGTCTACGTGCGCAAGGGAGAAGAGAACGAGCCCCCCTCGAGCGCGCGCTGATGGGGTTTGAAGGCTTCGTGGACGTGGTCCATGAAGGCGCGAATACGGCTGTTGTTGCGAAGCT
This window contains:
- a CDS encoding M4 family metallopeptidase translates to MRNRLLATCLSLSLAACGGTEAPTTTKDAHSALAALPSAEIIGTHEDGVPFMIRGELGSVGGSVRGLAAREVHERVSSTLAAVAPVFHLRAEDLVVQRASRDEQGHTHIRYAQVRNGLPVFGHELILHVDTSGRVYAANGSARDGESVPNPEEARVSPEAIQRAALDSTPGGVRVEGEPRLLYARSTRDQRLKLAYEVLVTGEHLGTPVQEHVFLDALDGTPVLRDSDIQNARSRRVYSANNGTSLPGTLKRAEGAPPTSDVVVDKTYDNLGITYDCYNVLFNRQSYDGADGQLRATVHYGTNYTNAFWDGSQLVCGDGDGVTTGSLCMDMDIITHEFTHGLISTTSNLTSSGEPGGLNESLSNILAAVCESWTTGTWSTGADIWKIGEDTSLGGTVYSMADPAAHGALDYYTPLPSDVHDLAGISDLAFTLLSKGGKHPRGKSTLTVTGIGVEKAGHLFYKANTDYFTASTTLAQAKTYTELAADALYGTGSGMRTSVTQAWQAVGVGVVPAPCPPLANGTALTGLSGASGSVSCTYSISVPVGATHLKVEASGGTGDVDLYVKFGSAPTTSSFDCRPYLGGNTESCTFPTPSAGIYYIILRSFSAYSGVSLKASFTPPVGAYVFPNLSGTSISEQFFTYNAAAGQAVTVTVSPGAGGSTGDVDLYVKFGSAPTSTAYDCRPYLSGNSERCTLSQSQAGTYYVMLKGYSAYTGVDLTISVP